One genomic window of Halogeometricum sp. S3BR5-2 includes the following:
- a CDS encoding sodium/proline symporter yields MPSSGIAGSAGTWVLGTFAAYLVVLLGIGLYSSQLMDTVDDYVIGGREIGPVVTGFSERASEMSGWLTLGVPGDAFNTGVMAFYNGLGMIPADLLAWAGMAKRLRKYSEIVRAVTLPTFFATRLQDDSGVVKGVSSVMLMLFEGGYVGAQIVAAGTLLQVLTGVSPLVGILAGGVIVVGYTMLGGYFAVAWSDYFQGAIILAAFVALPVLAFTSYGLPFDDLASMGGGLASVTAGMTGWAALFGIISYAAIGLGVPGNPHIMVRFMGIDEVRNVRHAALVAQLFMFVAYIGAGLVGVYGLIIFGQGGITNTDNVMPMLTLDLLPGALAGVVLAAALAAMMSSADSQLLVATSAVVEDVYHGFVNPDASQAQLVRYSQIVTLGLGGASIAFAYVARSTPIYTLVLDYAWGGLGAAIGPTLIASLWWKRLTTAGAVASMIVGATTMILWTQLSTLFAAFGMAGLLEGSGFLASLLGVYGLFPAFILSTLTLVVVSLFTRPPEGVEDHFETFNQPWMEVDDAGGASGYATDGGRVSDRSASSDARSDGGDPRDRDRDRSPKAVTETDNIRAHVRASDYWGK; encoded by the coding sequence GTGCCCAGTAGCGGCATCGCGGGGTCCGCGGGGACGTGGGTCCTCGGGACGTTCGCGGCCTACCTCGTCGTCCTCCTCGGCATCGGCCTGTACTCCTCGCAGTTGATGGACACCGTCGACGACTACGTCATCGGCGGGCGGGAGATCGGTCCGGTCGTCACCGGCTTTTCCGAACGCGCCTCCGAGATGAGCGGATGGCTCACGCTGGGCGTCCCCGGCGACGCGTTCAACACCGGGGTCATGGCGTTCTACAACGGTCTCGGGATGATACCCGCCGACCTCCTCGCGTGGGCCGGGATGGCCAAGCGCCTGCGGAAGTACTCCGAAATCGTCCGCGCCGTCACGCTCCCGACGTTCTTCGCCACGCGCCTGCAGGACGACTCGGGCGTCGTGAAGGGCGTCTCGTCGGTGATGCTGATGCTGTTCGAGGGCGGCTACGTCGGCGCGCAGATCGTCGCCGCCGGGACGCTCCTGCAGGTGCTGACCGGGGTTTCCCCCCTCGTCGGCATCCTCGCGGGCGGCGTCATCGTCGTCGGTTACACGATGCTCGGCGGCTACTTCGCCGTCGCGTGGTCCGACTACTTCCAGGGCGCCATCATCCTCGCCGCGTTCGTCGCCCTGCCCGTGCTGGCGTTCACCTCCTACGGACTGCCGTTCGACGACCTCGCGTCGATGGGCGGCGGCCTCGCCAGCGTCACCGCCGGGATGACCGGGTGGGCGGCGCTGTTCGGCATCATCAGCTACGCCGCCATCGGTCTCGGCGTCCCCGGCAACCCGCACATCATGGTGCGCTTCATGGGTATCGACGAGGTGCGGAACGTCCGCCACGCGGCGCTCGTCGCGCAGTTGTTCATGTTCGTCGCCTACATCGGCGCCGGCCTCGTCGGCGTGTACGGCCTCATCATCTTCGGGCAAGGTGGCATCACCAATACGGACAACGTGATGCCGATGCTGACGCTGGACCTCCTCCCCGGCGCCCTCGCGGGCGTCGTTCTCGCCGCCGCGCTCGCGGCCATGATGTCCAGCGCCGACTCCCAACTGCTCGTCGCCACGAGCGCCGTCGTCGAGGACGTCTACCACGGCTTCGTCAATCCCGACGCCAGCCAGGCCCAACTGGTCCGCTACTCCCAGATAGTGACGCTCGGACTCGGCGGGGCGAGCATCGCCTTCGCCTACGTCGCCCGGAGCACGCCCATCTACACGCTCGTCCTCGACTACGCGTGGGGCGGCCTCGGCGCGGCCATCGGTCCGACGCTCATCGCCTCGCTGTGGTGGAAGCGTCTCACCACCGCGGGCGCCGTCGCGAGCATGATCGTGGGCGCGACGACGATGATACTCTGGACGCAGCTCTCGACGCTGTTCGCCGCGTTCGGGATGGCCGGGCTGCTGGAGGGCTCCGGCTTCCTCGCGAGTCTCCTCGGCGTCTACGGACTCTTCCCGGCGTTCATCCTGTCGACGCTCACGCTCGTCGTCGTCTCCCTCTTCACCCGCCCGCCGGAGGGCGTCGAAGACCACTTCGAGACGTTCAACCAACCCTGGATGGAGGTCGACGACGCCGGCGGCGCCTCGGGGTACGCGACCGACGGCGGTCGAGTGAGCGACCGAAGCGCCTCCTCGGACGCGCGGTCCGACGGCGGCGACCCCCGCGACCGCGACCGCGACCGCTCCCCGAAGGCCGTCACCGAGACCGACAACATCCGGGCGCACGTCCGCGCGTCGGACTACTGGGGGAAGTGA